A genomic stretch from Theobroma cacao cultivar B97-61/B2 chromosome 4, Criollo_cocoa_genome_V2, whole genome shotgun sequence includes:
- the LOC18602907 gene encoding basic 7S globulin 2 encodes MAVSSKFLLFTALLFFLFASPSLQASFRPKALVLPVSKDASTNQYVTQIKQRTPLVPVKLTLDLGGEFLWVDCDQGYVSSSYMPARCNSAQCSLARSKSCGSCFDGPKPGCNNNTCGLLPANTVTRTATGGEVAQDVVSVQSTNGKNPGQVVSVPKFLFTCGSTFLLEGLASGVKGMAGLGRTKISMSSQFAAAFSFHRKFAVCLTSSSSSNGVVFFGDGPYAFLPNNIDISQSLIYTPLILNPVSTAPASFEGEPSADYFIGVKGIKINGKAVQLNNTLLSINKEGHGGTKISTVTPYTVMETSIYRAVVNAFIKAISQIPRVPAVAPFSACFKAKSFGSTRVGPAVPQIDLVLQSKDVIWTIFGANSMVQVSNDVLCLGFVDGGLEPATSIVIGGYQIEHNLLQFDLATSRLGFTSSLLFRQTTCSNFNFTSTA; translated from the coding sequence ATGGCTGTCTCTAGTAAATTCCTTCTCTTTACAGCATTGCTCTTCTTCCTCTTCGCCTCTCCATCCCTTCAAGCTTCCTTTAGGCCTAAAGCATTGGTCCTTCCGGTCTCAAAAGACGCTTCAACTAACCAATATGTGACCCAGATCAAGCAAAGAACCCCTTTAGTGCCTGTCAAGTTGACCCTTGATCTTGGTGGTGAATTTCTTTGGGTTGATTGTGATCAGGGTTATGTCTCATCTTCCTACATGCCTGCTCGTTGCAACTCGGCACAATGCTCCTTGGCTAGGTCCAAGTCTTGTGGAAGTTGTTTCGATGGCCCCAAGCCAGGCTGCAACAATAACACTTGCGGTCTCCTCCCAGCCAACACTGTCACCCGCACTGCCACCGGTGGTGAGGTTGCCCAAGATGTTGTGTCAGTCCAATCTACCAATGGAAAAAATCCTGGGCAAGTTGTTTCTGTGCCTAAGTTTCTCTTCACTTGTGGGTCTACATTTCTCTTAGAAGGTCTTGCTAGTGGTGTTAAGGGCATGGCTGGTCTTGGAAGAACAAAGATTTCCATGTCTTCCCAATTTGCTGCCGCTTTTAGCTTCCATAGAAAATTTGCAGTTTGTTTGACTTCTTCTTCAAGTTCTAATGGTGTTGTCTTCTTTGGTGATGGGCCTTACGCTTTCCTTCCTAACAACATTGACATCTCCCAATCTCTCATCTACACCCCTCTCATTCTCAATCCCGTCAGCACAGCACCTGCTTCCTTTGAAGGTGAACCTTCTGCTGACTACTTCATTGGAGTCAAGGGTATCAAGATCAATGGAAAAGCCGTGCAATTGAACAATACTTTGCTGTCCATTAACAAAGAAGGCCACGGTGGAACAAAGATCAGCACTGTTACTCCCTACACTGTCATGGAAACTTCAATCTACAGAGCTGTAGTTAATGCCTTTATCAAGGCAATTTCCCAGATTCCTAGGGTACCAGCAGTAGCACCATTCAGTGCATGTTTCAAGGCGAAAAGCTTTGGCAGCACACGCGTTGGCCCTGCTGTGCCCCAAATAGATCTTGTGCTGCAAAGTAAAGATGTCATTTGGACGATTTTCGGTGCAAACTCAATGGTGCAAGTCAGCAATGATGTATTGTGTCTTGGATTTGTTGATGGAGGATTGGAGCCCGCGACTTCGATAGTGATCGGAGGGTATCAGATAGAGCACAATCTTCTGCAGTTTGATCTAGCCACATCAAGGCTTGGATTCACCTCTTCTCTCCTGTTCCGACAAACAACATGTTCCAACTTCAACTTTACATCCACTGCTTAA